One genomic window of Pseudomonadales bacterium includes the following:
- the acs gene encoding acetate--CoA ligase, translated as MSEFQVHPVPVDFARDAIIDKPTYEEMYRRSIENTDSFWSEQAQQFLSWERPWNNVCEFDFRKGEARWFEGGKLNVTVNCIDRHLPGRADQTAIIWEGDEPSDQQHITYRELSQQVNKLANVLRHRGVQKGDRVCIYMPMIPEAAYAMLACARIGAVHSVVFGGFSPEALKDRILDSDCRTVITADEGVRGGKAIPLKTNTDTALQSCPSVTTCLVVKRTGGDIHWHAGRDIWYHQAVADISDVCEPELMDSEDPLFILYTSGSTGKPKGVMHTTAGYLLQCAMSHKYTFDYKEGEVFWCTADVGWVTGHSYIIYGPLCNGAITLMFEGVPTYPDASRFWQVIDKHKVNIFYTAPTAIRALMGAGDELVRDTSRSSLRVLGSVGEPINPEAWEWYYRVVGNSRCPIVDTWWQTETGGHMLTPLPGATDLKPGSATLPFFGVQPALLDENGQEIEGAGQGSLVIKASWPGQIRTVYGDHQRLIDTYFSTYPGYYFTGDGARRDEDGYYWITGRMDDVLNISGHRMGTAEIESALVLHPQVAEAAVVGYPHDIKGQGIYAYVTLMNGVEPSEQLRQELVSLCVKEIGAIAKPDLIQWAPGLPKTRSGKIMRRILRKVAENELDTLGDTSTLADPSVVNQIIDNRMNL; from the coding sequence ATGTCTGAGTTTCAGGTCCATCCTGTACCCGTTGATTTTGCACGTGATGCGATTATTGATAAGCCGACTTACGAAGAAATGTATCGTCGTTCGATTGAAAATACCGATAGTTTCTGGTCTGAGCAGGCGCAGCAGTTTTTGAGCTGGGAGCGGCCCTGGAATAACGTGTGTGAGTTTGATTTTCGCAAGGGCGAGGCGCGCTGGTTTGAAGGCGGCAAGCTGAATGTCACGGTTAATTGTATTGACCGTCATTTGCCCGGCAGGGCTGATCAAACCGCTATTATTTGGGAGGGCGATGAACCTTCTGATCAGCAGCACATTACGTATCGTGAATTGAGCCAGCAGGTGAACAAGCTGGCAAATGTGCTACGGCATAGAGGCGTGCAAAAAGGTGATCGCGTGTGCATTTATATGCCGATGATTCCTGAAGCCGCTTATGCGATGTTGGCTTGTGCTCGCATTGGTGCAGTACATTCTGTCGTGTTTGGCGGGTTCTCGCCAGAGGCGCTTAAAGACCGGATTCTGGACTCGGATTGTCGCACGGTAATTACCGCTGATGAGGGTGTGCGCGGCGGTAAAGCTATTCCGTTAAAAACTAATACCGATACGGCGTTGCAAAGTTGCCCGAGTGTAACGACTTGCCTGGTTGTTAAACGCACCGGCGGCGACATTCATTGGCATGCAGGTCGTGATATTTGGTATCACCAGGCGGTGGCCGACATTTCAGATGTATGTGAGCCTGAATTGATGGATTCAGAAGACCCGTTGTTTATTCTTTACACCTCCGGGTCAACCGGAAAACCGAAAGGTGTGATGCACACAACGGCGGGTTATTTACTGCAATGCGCGATGAGCCATAAATACACGTTCGATTACAAAGAGGGCGAAGTTTTCTGGTGCACCGCAGATGTGGGCTGGGTGACAGGCCACAGTTATATTATTTATGGTCCGCTGTGTAATGGAGCCATCACGTTGATGTTTGAAGGTGTGCCGACGTACCCGGATGCCTCTCGATTTTGGCAAGTAATAGACAAACATAAGGTTAATATTTTTTACACGGCACCTACGGCTATTCGGGCGTTGATGGGGGCAGGCGATGAGCTGGTCAGGGATACTAGTCGTAGTTCGTTGCGTGTGCTTGGCTCGGTGGGTGAACCCATTAACCCTGAGGCCTGGGAATGGTATTACCGTGTTGTCGGTAACAGCCGTTGCCCTATTGTTGATACCTGGTGGCAAACTGAAACGGGCGGTCATATGCTGACGCCGCTGCCGGGCGCAACTGATCTGAAACCGGGCTCGGCAACCTTGCCATTTTTTGGTGTTCAGCCTGCATTGCTGGATGAAAACGGGCAAGAAATCGAAGGGGCGGGGCAGGGTAGTCTGGTCATTAAAGCTTCCTGGCCGGGTCAGATCAGAACGGTTTATGGTGATCACCAGCGTTTGATTGACACTTATTTCTCGACCTACCCCGGCTACTATTTTACCGGTGATGGTGCTCGGCGGGATGAAGACGGTTACTACTGGATTACCGGTCGTATGGACGATGTATTGAATATTTCTGGTCACCGGATGGGTACGGCGGAAATTGAAAGTGCTTTGGTGCTGCATCCACAAGTGGCTGAAGCTGCTGTTGTGGGTTACCCCCATGACATAAAAGGGCAAGGTATTTATGCCTATGTAACACTCATGAATGGTGTTGAGCCTTCAGAGCAATTGCGTCAGGAGTTGGTGTCTCTTTGTGTCAAAGAGATTGGCGCAATTGCCAAGCCCGATTTGATTCAGTGGGCACCCGGATTGCCAAAAACCCGTTCGGGAAAAATTATGCGCCGCATTTTGCGAAAAGTGGCTGAAAACGAGCTGGATACCCTCGGCGATACTTCTACACTGGCTGACCCTTCGGTAGTTAATCAGATTATTGATAATAGAATGAATCTATAA